DNA from Lentibacillus amyloliquefaciens:
AAATGTTGTGGAACGGCTTGTTGTATTCTCGGAAAATGGTGAAATAAAAATGGACGATTTACCGTTTGAAACAGATACAGCAAAACGAACTAACAATTTATCAATATTCCATGAAAGTAACGGTCGATCGTTAAACGAAAAGCTCCAGGAAGTCGAAAAGGAAGTGATTTTAAAAGAATTGGAAAAGACAGACGGAAATAAAGCAGTATGTGCCGAAAATCTCCATATAACAAGAGCAACACTTTATAACCGGTTAAAAAAACTAGGAATTAATTAAAAAATCACGCTGATAGTGCTATAAAATGATGTATATTTCATTTTTGGCACTATTTTTGCATGTGTCAAATAGAGATAAAAAAGGAGTGGTGAGATTGGCTGACAAAGATACAATAATTTGCAGATGTGAGGAAGTGACATACCAGGATTTAATAGACACCGCTTCCAAATATAAATGCTCTGCAAGGGAATTAAAACTTCGTACCAGAGCATCGATGGGATACTGCGGAGGCAGGACATGCCGGAACATTGTCGATAAGGCAGTCTCGAATGTGAAGGATAAAAATCGGGAACAGGTATCCTTGAAATACCAACCTCCGGTAAGACCTATACAATTTAGAGATTTAGGAGGGTGGAAGAATGAGTGAACGTATTTACGATCACCCAGTTCTCGGAGCTTTAAAAGAGAATGAATATGTCACGTTTTCTTTTAACGATGAAGAGTATAAAGGGTTAAAAGATGAATCACTTGCTGCAGCACTTCTGGCGAACGGGATAAGAACTTTACGCCATCATGAGGAAACTGGAAGACCGCGTGGTGTTTACTGTAACATCGGGCATTGTTTTGAATGCCGAGTAAAAGTTAATGGCAAATCTGGTGTGCGTGCATGTTTAACCCCCCTTAAGGAAGGGATGGTTGTGGAAAGCGGCGGAAAGCTCCCGACACCTGTTAGAGATTGGAGGGCTGAAAATGAATGATGTAATTATTATCGGGGCTGGACCAGCAGGTTTATCAGCAGCGATTACATGTGCTAAAAATGGATTAAGTTCATTGGTAATTGATGAATACCTAAAACCAGGAGGAAGACTATTAGGACAGCTATATGAAGAGCCAAGTGGATTTTGGTGGAACGGCATTAAGGAATCTGAAAGTTTATATCAAGAGGCAATTGAATTAGATGTACAAATACAGTTAAATACATCTGTACACAATATAGAAAAAGAAAATAATTATTGGATTATATACACAGAGACGGGGATAATTTATTCCGAGCAGTTATTACTGGCAACAGGAGCTGCTGAATCACCAATCCCAGTACCGGGATGGACACTTCCAGGTGTGATGTCTGTTGGCGCAGCCCAAGTGATGACCAATGTTCATCGCATTAAACCCGGAGAACGCGGGGTTATTATTGGTGTAAATGTTCTTTCAGCAGCAATTGCTATGGAACTGCAGCTTGCCGGAGTGAAAGTGGCCAGTCTTACATTGCCCAAAATGAATAAGGTGACTCAAGATGCAGCACAGCCGGGTGAAGTTTTGGATTCTCTCCTTCATGTATCCCATATGGCCCCTTCAAAGGTTATTCGTTTCGGCAGTAAATTAATGAATAATGATGTAATGAAAAAAATAGGTGTATCGTTTTATCCGAAGCAGGGCTTTAAAATGTGGGATATCCCGATTCAACTTCGTAAAGCAGTCATCGAGATATGTGGCGAAGAAGCTGTAACCGGTGTTAAAATCGCAACAATATCTGCAAATGGTGAAGTTGTAAAAGGTAGTGAAGAGCATATTGACTGTGATTTTATATGTATTGCCGGTGGTTTATATCCCTTGACTGAGTTAGCAGCAGTTGCCGGATGCCCGTTTTATTTAGTAGAAGAATTAGGTGGTTATGTGCCATTACACAATGAACAGATGGAAACGCCAATTGAAAACCTGTACGTGGCAGGAAATATTACAGGAATTGAAGGTGCTAAAGTTGCAATTAAACAGGGTGTTATAGCCGGTTTAACCATTTCTGGAAATGCAGGTGTGAGCGGTTTAACACAGGAAATACGACGTGCTATAAAGTTGACGGAACAGACGCGGGATAATGCATATATTCAGTTTCATCCAGATGTGAAGAAAGGTCGGAAAGCAATTCAGGAAAAATGGAAAGATTGCATGAGCACGGCACCATAATAAGCTTTTGGTCCTAGGTGCCTAGTCACCACCCGAATTTTGTCATTGTATGTCGAATAAAATTATTGTGTGGAAGCTACTGGTTAGTATAAACTGGTGGCTTTTTTGTTCCAGGTGAAATGGTCATCCAGAAAGTAAGTGAAATATTTCTTAGTTTATGCCAGAATAAGCACATAGGTTAAGGTATTTCTTTTTCGCCGATCCTTCCACGGAATTTGCGAAATAAATAACTTAAAGGAATGATTCCATGAACATATGTGACCGATGTGGCAGCGCACATGCCAAAATCTTATTAACAAAAGGAACGGGACAGGAAAGCCTTTGTATAGACTGCTCCAACGAGATGGTATCAACTGAACTAGGTGTTGATTTGGAAGAACAGCCTGAATCAATTGTGTTGAAAGATCCTAAAGGTATAACGCGTTATTTCAAGGTCGAACAAAAATTATTTCACATGGGTATTCGCCTGCAAGCTGAGGAAGCTATTGAATATGGATATCAGTTTGCGATTCATGGGGAATTGGATTGTGATCAAAAGCAATTATTCCAAGAACTGGCTGACAAAGTTAAAGACGGCCTCGCCCGACAATATATAGAACAGGGAATATTTCCGAATGATCAGGCTTACCAGACGATAGTTGATGATGAACTTGTCGGACGGATTGAATATAACGAAAATGATCCGGATGTTCCACTTATTATAATCGATGGGAAGCCCTACACATGGGAAGAAGTCGGAAAAATGATGACGAGTTACGAAGGCTTTCAGTTTCATTTAAAGATTTTTTGATATAACGGATGAGATTGATTCAGACATAAATATACATGAGTTAGATAACATTTTTCTCAAAAGGGTATATAATAAAGTGTAAACATAAATAATAATGAACAAGCGAGGTGACCATCATGGTGAAAAGTACAAGGCTTTTACTGTATGAGGATTATTATAAAAGGTTGGAAAAACAAATCGAATATCTCTCCCATGGTGGTACAGATTACCGCCTTAAAACAGCGGAATTGTCACTCCTGGTCGCCAATAAAATGAAACAAGTTTCTCCTTTTTTGCATCTTGAACAAACAGAAAACATCGTTTCCCACCATCTTCCAAATCTTGATAACGAACGACTGCATGATGTAACAAAAATGCTTTATGTAAATGCAAAAGAACTAGAAAAAAGCGTAGAAAAGTCTGATGTTTTTAAAGATTTGGTAGATAAAAGAATGAAAAATAAAAAACCGATAAGATTGGTGAAAGTGAAAAATTAGGTCTGGATGCCTGTTACCATCCTTTATGTCGAATGATTTATTGTATAGGAGCCGCTGGTTCGGATAGAGCTGGTGGCTTTTTTGTGGTTAATAAAGAATGTATTCATTTTGTTCAGGGTGGGAGCTCCTTTGGTTTGGGTGATTGTCACTTCCCGAATTAGTCAACGCGAGCAAGAAACTGGTGGGGACGCGTGGTAGAAGTGTGAAGTTGCGCGAGAAATCGTTCGACATGGGCGGGAGCGAGAGTGATATGGGCGGCAAGTACAGCAACATGGGCGCGAAGTCATTCAACATGGGCGGCAGCAAGACACCATGGGCGCGAAAACATCCAACATGGGCGGCAACAAGACACCATGGGTTGCAGTACAGTCAACATGGGAGGAAGCGTTCAGTTTGCCCCGCCCATACGGCGAAGTATTTTTAAAGTCCTCATATTTCCCTTCACATTACCGAACATTTGTTCAATGATGTCGGTGAAGATCTCGTTCTTGATGCCATGAAATGAGCACTTGAGTGCGGCAAGGGCAACTGGAGGTATGTGAAAGGCATTCTGCAAGCCTGGGCGAAGAAGGGCATCACCAGCATTACAGCAGCACGCGCAGAAGAAGCGGCTTTTTGCAGGAGCCGCCATGGTTATGGGCGGAAATTTTCGTATGCCATCGGAAAAGAGGAGGTCGTACCGTACTGGTTCAAAGAGCAAAAGCTTAAAGTGAAACGAAAGCAGAAGCAGGAAAGGGAACCGCGTGATTTGGATGCTGAGCGGGAGCTGTTCGATGCGAGCGACAGAGGCATTCCATTCGAGCGGCAGCCCAGTCAACTCGAGCGAGATCAAACACAAATCGAGCGGGATTATCGACCAGACTGACAGCCATATCAACCGGACTGGGTATGTTACATGTCTCTCTGTTCGAGTGGATGTTGCCGTAACATACTTGACTCAAAATTAATAAACGAGCATTTTCGAGGAATAACTAGAAATTTTGAAAAAGCACGCGATAAAATCTATGCAATTAAAACTTTATAGATTTTTCGTGCTGCATGGATTATATAAAGGTTTGATTTCTATTATCATTTGAATTACTCTTTAAAAGGATCTTGTTAGAATTCGTTCTTACATCGATTGAAATTGATTTTCTGATGTCTATGGGAATAGATTTGCATTGTTAATAATCGATTAAGTAACGAGAGTATGTATAAACAAGGGGGAAGTGAAATGGGATTATGAAAAGAGCTTTGGGATAATATTCTCCATGACTGAAAGAAATAGGGATGGGGATATTATTTATAAAGTCATTATCTTTATTGAGGAGAAGATGAAGGCATATATCGGAAAACTCATCCTTACAAGAGGTTGTTCAAAAATCCGGCCATGAAGTCATGATCGGGCTGACAATAAATTATATGTTAGGAGATTACAAATGAAGAAAACACTATTTATTCTAATCACAATTTTATTTTCAATAGCCATGTATGGTTGCTCATCAAGTGGTGATACAGATAATGCAGGTGATACAGGAAGTGAGGACAAACCAACATTAACGTTTGGTGTCACAAACTGGACAAGTACCGTTCCACCAACGAAAATAGCTGGCAAAATCTTAGAAAACATGGGTTACAAAGTAGAAGAAACAAATGCCGATGCTGGCAGTGTTTATACGGGTATGTCAAATGGTGATATTGATATATTTATGGATTCGTGGTTTCCGGCACAAAGACAATATATTGAAGAGTATTCTGATTCAATCGAAAGTATTGGCGTCAGTTATGACAATGCAAATTCCGGAATGGTTGTTCCTAAGTATATGGAGGATATCAACGACGTTTCAGATTTAAAAGGCAATGAAGATTTAGTCAATAATGAAATGTTTGCCATTGGCGCGGGTGATCCGGCCATGCAGGACATGAAAAAAGTTATCGATTTTTACAATTTGGATATTGAAATGACCAATTCCTCAGAAGCAGCTATGCTGGCAGCTGCTGAAGCAGAAATGGAAGAGGAAAACCCTGTTTTGTTTTATGGATGGCGTCCGCATTCAATGTTTGATAAATATGATTTAAAAATACTGACAAATAAAGAAGCAACAGAGGAGAAAGGACTGTTTGATGCGAGTACTATTAATGTGATTGCCAATAAAGGATTGGAAGAGAAAGCACCAGAGGCATTCCAGTTTTTAAGCAACTGGAGTATATCCATGGAAGACATGGAACAAATGATAGCTGAAATTGATGGTGGTGCGAATCCCGATGAAGTCGCACAAGAGTGGATTGATAACAATCAAGATAAAATTGAGGAAATGAAAAACGGCAATTAAGTTTGTTTAATCAGATTTTCCATTTGCGTCATTCGGTCATGATATGACGGTCAAGTGCTTTGCTTGACCGTCAGTTTCTTGACCCTGTAATGGAACGAATCTTTATTGATAATCAACTTTTATGATTAGACACAGACAAGAGAGGACCATGAAATCATGAAAATAGCTAACGATCCAATCATGTGGCAAGAACTCATCGAGGGAACGGAAGTCAGTGGCTTAACACAGAATTATATGTTCGCAGCTCCTGATAACGCTCAAGACCCTTCGACGGAATTTGAAGGTACTTTGAAGCTTGAGGGTACACAAATGGGTATGAACCCGGAGCCCGGCATGAACAACGTACGCGGTAAAGATATTACCTTTTTCCCGGACGTGTCTTTAGAATTTTTTACTGTGGATGACAAACATCTGGTTCCTGTGACGCAGGATGTCATCCCAAATGGCACGTTGGAAAAAACAAAAAGCTACTGGGATATCATTGTTCAACCGGGGCGCGTTTGGCGTAACGTTGACCAGGATAACGGCTGGAATCGTGCGTCATTTCCATTTTCTCTCGTCAATCGCTTTGAAGGAGAAACGCATATTGGAATCGCTATGTTTCTTTATAAAGAAGATAACGTGTCACATGTCCGGTTTCAAATCGTTGCACAGACAGGTCCCTTCGATGTATCGGGCTATTTCAACGCCTGGGGGGTTACGAAGGCATCATATAAGCCGGGTGGAATTGATAACCTGGAGAATCATAAAAATGTTTATCGTCTTCATCTCGAAAACCGCTTTCCAACCGCACCGCTCAATGAATTAAAACAAAAGGTCGGGGACAATCATTTAGCGGCATTTAATGGGGCAACAAACAAAGCGGAGGAAGAAAACGTTCTCCAGACCGGTCTACTCTATGAGGGAGTGCTCTATCGATCGCCTTGCCAGTTCGCTGCCGGTTCATTTCCATATGGCGATGACATTCGTTATGGTGTTTGGTCAGTGACTAAAAGTGCGAAGATGAACGTTGCGATGTTACGTTTAGCTGAGAAGTACGGGCGTGGCTTGCTTGATGAGAAGATCGCTGACTATATACAAATCCCGGAATCACAAAAAGAGTGGGATGATGTCACTTACCTGGATATGGCTAACATGGCTTCAGGACGCGGGGCCACCACTGATGATCCAACATGCTATTTGTGTGATTACCACCGGTGGTATTTAGCGCCGTCAAAGAATGAAAAGGTTGCGGAAGCATTGGACTACCCACGGGTATGGGAGCCCGGAACGATGTACAACTATCGTGATCAAGATGCATTCCTTCTTGGCGTTGCGCTTGAAGCGTACCTCAAGAGTAAGGAGGGGGAGGACGCCACTTTGGGGCAGATGCTTAAGAAAGAAGTATACGAACCAATTGGTATTTACTACGCACCAGGAAATGACACCATCGAGGGTAACGGCTCATCCGGGCACCCCAGAATGGATTTCGGTTATCACGCGACACTGGATGACTTGGCTAAAATCGCTTTGCTTTATGAAAAGCGCGGTAACTGGAATGGCACCCAGATATTAAATCGCCAGTTGGTGGACAGCATATTGCCCAAACAAAATCCGTCTGATTTAGCCATTCCAAAGGGAGCGAAGAATGCGTTTGGACCTAAATATTATGCCATGAGTTGGCACATTGAGCCTTATCGAACATGTGAAGGACGTAAGCTTTACCTGCCAAATATGAAGGGGTATGGCGGCAATCTTGTTACGCTCATGCCCGGCCATGTGGTCGGGTTGCGAATGGCAAACACCTTAACATTTTCGGATTGGAATGACTTTGAATCTACGGTGCCCCAGGCGAGAGTGGGGGAGCAGCTTGTATCTTTTTGCGAGGGTAGTGACAAAAACGACAACGATTAGTGCGTTTGCTGCAGCCCAGGAATTTGGGACAAAAGCAATTTATTAAAGAAGAATCCGAACTAACAAAAAATTGAGGTTAGTGCATATAACCCGCTCCGGAAATATACTTCGCTTTCCACGGGCGGCTGGTGAGCCTCCTCGAACTCCGTTCTGCGGGGTCTCACCTATGCCTTTGTTCCCGTAGGAGTCTTCGTATATTTCCTCCGCTGAAGCAATTTATTGTTCGTCTTTAGATTTGATCGTTTTAGTTATGTCCCAGAAGCCTAACGGAATGAACAAAAAACAACATAAACTATGTTGCGAACTTAGCCTTTGTTCCCCTGCAATCAGTGGGGGAAGAAAGAACCTCCCACTGATTCACTTGATAAGAATTATATGTCATATACGCCTGTTTTCGTCGGATTATTCGATTATAGACAGTCACAGGCTGTTTCGGTTTTGGGAAATAGTGTGATAGGCTTCAGTCAAGATGGTTGGAAAAGGATGGTCGGAATGGAAAATAATACTGAACGAATTGATGAAGTCAGGACGCAATTCATTGAGAAAATAACAGACAATATGAATGCCTTTGGTGCTCCTAAAAGTGTCGGCCTTGTTCTTGGAATCATTTATATGAACCGGGAGCCGATGACGCTGGATG
Protein-coding regions in this window:
- a CDS encoding NAD(P)/FAD-dependent oxidoreductase gives rise to the protein MNDVIIIGAGPAGLSAAITCAKNGLSSLVIDEYLKPGGRLLGQLYEEPSGFWWNGIKESESLYQEAIELDVQIQLNTSVHNIEKENNYWIIYTETGIIYSEQLLLATGAAESPIPVPGWTLPGVMSVGAAQVMTNVHRIKPGERGVIIGVNVLSAAIAMELQLAGVKVASLTLPKMNKVTQDAAQPGEVLDSLLHVSHMAPSKVIRFGSKLMNNDVMKKIGVSFYPKQGFKMWDIPIQLRKAVIEICGEEAVTGVKIATISANGEVVKGSEEHIDCDFICIAGGLYPLTELAAVAGCPFYLVEELGGYVPLHNEQMETPIENLYVAGNITGIEGAKVAIKQGVIAGLTISGNAGVSGLTQEIRRAIKLTEQTRDNAYIQFHPDVKKGRKAIQEKWKDCMSTAP
- a CDS encoding glycine betaine ABC transporter substrate-binding protein, with the translated sequence MKKTLFILITILFSIAMYGCSSSGDTDNAGDTGSEDKPTLTFGVTNWTSTVPPTKIAGKILENMGYKVEETNADAGSVYTGMSNGDIDIFMDSWFPAQRQYIEEYSDSIESIGVSYDNANSGMVVPKYMEDINDVSDLKGNEDLVNNEMFAIGAGDPAMQDMKKVIDFYNLDIEMTNSSEAAMLAAAEAEMEEENPVLFYGWRPHSMFDKYDLKILTNKEATEEKGLFDASTINVIANKGLEEKAPEAFQFLSNWSISMEDMEQMIAEIDGGANPDEVAQEWIDNNQDKIEEMKNGN
- a CDS encoding (2Fe-2S)-binding protein, producing the protein MYISFLALFLHVSNRDKKGVVRLADKDTIICRCEEVTYQDLIDTASKYKCSARELKLRTRASMGYCGGRTCRNIVDKAVSNVKDKNREQVSLKYQPPVRPIQFRDLGGWKNE
- a CDS encoding (2Fe-2S)-binding protein, with protein sequence MSERIYDHPVLGALKENEYVTFSFNDEEYKGLKDESLAAALLANGIRTLRHHEETGRPRGVYCNIGHCFECRVKVNGKSGVRACLTPLKEGMVVESGGKLPTPVRDWRAENE
- a CDS encoding serine hydrolase domain-containing protein, with amino-acid sequence MKIANDPIMWQELIEGTEVSGLTQNYMFAAPDNAQDPSTEFEGTLKLEGTQMGMNPEPGMNNVRGKDITFFPDVSLEFFTVDDKHLVPVTQDVIPNGTLEKTKSYWDIIVQPGRVWRNVDQDNGWNRASFPFSLVNRFEGETHIGIAMFLYKEDNVSHVRFQIVAQTGPFDVSGYFNAWGVTKASYKPGGIDNLENHKNVYRLHLENRFPTAPLNELKQKVGDNHLAAFNGATNKAEEENVLQTGLLYEGVLYRSPCQFAAGSFPYGDDIRYGVWSVTKSAKMNVAMLRLAEKYGRGLLDEKIADYIQIPESQKEWDDVTYLDMANMASGRGATTDDPTCYLCDYHRWYLAPSKNEKVAEALDYPRVWEPGTMYNYRDQDAFLLGVALEAYLKSKEGEDATLGQMLKKEVYEPIGIYYAPGNDTIEGNGSSGHPRMDFGYHATLDDLAKIALLYEKRGNWNGTQILNRQLVDSILPKQNPSDLAIPKGAKNAFGPKYYAMSWHIEPYRTCEGRKLYLPNMKGYGGNLVTLMPGHVVGLRMANTLTFSDWNDFESTVPQARVGEQLVSFCEGSDKNDND